The Opitutaceae bacterium genome has a window encoding:
- a CDS encoding glycosyltransferase family 9 protein, producing MIPLIRISGWLAARGPTFIPAMTLSLLAHLGFHLFPDRRRRLLANLHHAFPERPKEWHRRTAVHSVRQRLENRLLSIALPYLTERRLRSMIHLPATARTALKRRLDAGEPTVLALPQVGAWGLVAALPLVYPDDRLRLTISCDSQRKTRLQEFRRRGQVRFGVRFLGPEDGLLAGFRTLRENGLHGVLFDQAKVRNSPQTLLMDRLTTLSDLPGALVEHFRAGLVGLYTERISFWHYALRIDEVVTTPAALPASISLNNWLETLLRSSDSACGSWPWDEDYWQRPRSSAQILRLDRSRPLAHAGIDLPRSWRIWVRLPDGLGPALKAVPVIRALRRSRPDAAITLLGRRSLLELLQSSGLAESVIPLPPHRLNLRSLVQSQEAYPDLYLILDQSRRNDTEAWVTGCPVRIGMQDEGETRALLTARWTIPETLDRRRLHETRLLEYFLRHFGLNASRDCTPPIPRVARWPGNPENRPASRLVGLLIGPTDEPSHQWPVEHWRALASRLVRERTGIHIIVMETGRPRRSSDSLARDLPTGRFTHFRGGPESPEFAGALACCDLAIGQNSGTLHLANAMGVPVIGLYGPENPVRTGPVFQAPCRILLPPGSRPTGGRPISGITAEMVLQAVDQSLNRAALTGVAA from the coding sequence TTGATTCCACTCATACGCATTTCCGGCTGGTTGGCCGCCCGCGGACCGACCTTCATCCCGGCCATGACCCTGTCACTCCTCGCGCATCTGGGTTTTCACCTTTTTCCCGATCGCCGTCGCCGCCTGCTGGCCAACCTCCATCACGCCTTTCCGGAAAGACCAAAGGAATGGCATCGGCGGACTGCTGTCCATTCCGTCCGGCAACGCCTCGAGAACCGCCTCCTGTCCATCGCCCTGCCCTACCTCACCGAGCGCCGGCTGCGGTCCATGATTCATCTGCCGGCGACGGCAAGGACCGCACTGAAAAGGCGACTCGATGCCGGGGAGCCAACCGTCCTGGCCTTGCCTCAGGTCGGTGCATGGGGATTGGTGGCCGCGCTGCCTCTGGTCTACCCGGACGACCGACTCCGTTTGACCATTTCCTGCGACTCCCAGAGGAAGACCCGGCTTCAGGAATTCAGACGGCGCGGCCAGGTGCGGTTCGGGGTCCGCTTTCTCGGACCCGAGGACGGGCTTCTGGCAGGATTCCGGACACTGCGGGAAAACGGCCTCCACGGGGTTCTCTTTGATCAGGCGAAAGTCCGCAACAGTCCACAGACCCTGCTGATGGACCGCCTGACGACGCTCTCGGATCTGCCGGGAGCCCTGGTTGAACATTTCAGGGCTGGATTGGTCGGTCTCTACACGGAAAGGATCAGTTTCTGGCATTATGCCCTTCGGATTGACGAGGTCGTCACCACCCCGGCCGCCCTTCCTGCCTCGATCAGCCTGAACAACTGGCTCGAAACACTCCTGCGAAGCAGCGACAGCGCCTGCGGCAGCTGGCCCTGGGACGAGGATTACTGGCAGCGACCCCGCTCGTCCGCCCAGATCCTACGCCTCGACCGGAGCCGCCCACTCGCTCACGCCGGCATCGACCTGCCTCGGTCCTGGCGGATTTGGGTGAGGCTCCCGGATGGTCTCGGCCCCGCCCTCAAGGCTGTCCCCGTGATCCGGGCCCTGCGACGCTCGCGACCCGACGCCGCCATCACCCTGCTCGGCCGCCGGTCATTGCTCGAACTCCTGCAGTCGTCCGGGCTTGCCGAGTCCGTCATTCCGCTCCCTCCCCATCGGTTGAACCTTCGCTCCCTGGTCCAGTCCCAGGAGGCCTATCCCGACCTCTACCTGATCCTCGACCAGAGCAGGCGCAACGACACCGAGGCATGGGTGACCGGATGCCCGGTCCGGATCGGCATGCAGGACGAGGGGGAGACCCGAGCCCTGTTGACCGCGCGTTGGACGATTCCCGAAACCCTGGACCGACGGCGGCTCCATGAGACCCGCCTCCTTGAATATTTCCTCAGGCATTTCGGACTGAACGCCTCGCGGGATTGCACTCCGCCGATTCCCAGAGTCGCTCGATGGCCCGGAAACCCGGAAAACCGGCCGGCCTCGCGTCTGGTCGGTCTGCTGATCGGCCCGACGGACGAGCCCTCCCATCAATGGCCGGTCGAGCATTGGCGGGCCCTGGCCTCCCGGCTCGTCCGAGAGAGGACCGGTATTCATATCATCGTGATGGAAACGGGGCGTCCGCGACGGTCCTCCGATTCATTGGCCCGGGATCTGCCGACCGGCCGCTTCACCCATTTCAGGGGCGGTCCCGAAAGCCCGGAGTTTGCCGGAGCCCTCGCATGCTGCGACCTCGCAATCGGCCAGAACAGCGGAACCCTTCACCTCGCGAACGCGATGGGCGTGCCCGTCATCGGACTCTACGGGCCGGAGAATCCTGTTCGAACGGGACCCGTTTTCCAGGCCCCCTGCCGAATCCTCCTTCCACCCGGGTCCCGGCCGACCGGCGGACGACCGATCTCCGGAATCACGGCCGAAATGGTGCTCCAGGCGGTGGACCAGAGCCTCAATCGGGCGGCGCTTACTGGTGTGGCGGCCTGA
- the serS gene encoding serine--tRNA ligase — protein MIDTKILRETPDVLRKAIADKRNDCDLDAVLEIDGRWRTRLAEVERLRSEQKSANTEMAALPKGSPEFIAKVQVLKAASARLKQEEAVLKELESEFREAVLTIPNIAHHSVPVAPDPSGNQTVDTWGEIAPPPAHAVPHYEIPWFSRIVDFDRGGKVTGAGFPFFVGQGARLARALVQFFLNEAGSAGYEEVSTPLFVNAESATATGQLPDKEGQMYQTVEGGLYAIPTAEVPLTNFFRDEILDPESLPVRRVAYSPCFRREAGSYGKDVRGLNRVHQFDKVELVKWVHPDNSYDELETLRGNSENLLRKLGLPYRVLLMCSGDLGFAQAKKYDLEVWAVGQQRWLEVSSCSNFESFQARRAGIRFRSAETGRPEYVHTLNGSALAVPRTFVAILENNLQPDGRVRIPEVLRPYYGGDELGFDD, from the coding sequence ATGATTGACACCAAAATCCTCCGGGAAACACCGGATGTTCTGCGCAAAGCCATTGCCGACAAGCGGAATGACTGTGACCTCGACGCGGTCCTTGAAATCGATGGTCGATGGAGGACGCGGCTGGCCGAAGTCGAGCGACTTCGGTCGGAACAGAAGTCCGCCAACACGGAGATGGCCGCCCTGCCCAAGGGATCGCCGGAATTCATCGCCAAGGTCCAGGTGCTGAAGGCGGCCTCGGCCCGGCTGAAGCAGGAGGAGGCCGTGCTCAAGGAATTGGAATCGGAATTCCGCGAGGCCGTGCTGACCATCCCGAACATCGCCCATCACTCGGTGCCGGTGGCACCCGATCCATCCGGCAACCAGACGGTGGACACTTGGGGCGAGATCGCGCCGCCTCCGGCGCATGCCGTCCCGCATTATGAGATCCCCTGGTTTTCCCGTATCGTCGATTTTGATCGCGGTGGCAAGGTGACCGGGGCGGGATTCCCTTTCTTTGTGGGCCAGGGTGCGCGCCTGGCCCGGGCCCTGGTGCAGTTTTTCCTCAATGAGGCGGGCAGCGCCGGCTACGAAGAGGTCAGCACACCGCTCTTCGTCAACGCGGAGAGCGCCACTGCGACCGGACAGCTTCCGGACAAGGAGGGTCAGATGTATCAAACCGTCGAGGGTGGTCTCTATGCCATTCCCACCGCGGAGGTCCCTCTGACCAATTTCTTCCGCGATGAGATTCTCGATCCGGAGTCCCTTCCCGTGCGACGGGTGGCCTACTCGCCTTGCTTCCGTCGCGAGGCGGGCAGCTACGGCAAGGACGTCCGGGGACTCAATCGGGTCCATCAATTCGACAAGGTGGAACTGGTCAAATGGGTCCACCCGGACAACAGCTACGATGAACTCGAGACCCTTCGTGGAAATTCGGAGAATCTCCTTCGCAAGCTCGGGCTTCCTTATCGGGTTCTCCTGATGTGCAGTGGGGATCTCGGCTTTGCCCAGGCCAAGAAGTACGATCTGGAGGTCTGGGCGGTCGGACAACAGCGCTGGCTTGAGGTATCCAGTTGCAGCAATTTCGAGAGTTTCCAGGCCCGGCGTGCCGGGATTCGTTTCCGGTCGGCGGAAACGGGCCGGCCCGAATATGTCCATACCCTCAATGGATCGGCTCTGGCTGTTCCACGGACATTCGTGGCCATCCTGGAGAACAATCTGCAACCCGATGGACGGGTCCGCATCCCCGAGGTTCTTCGACCCTATTACGGTGGGGATGAACTCGGGTTTGACGACTGA
- the tilS gene encoding tRNA lysidine(34) synthetase TilS, giving the protein MTGVDWKVCAARVANLVSRSDLEPAAVAGLEAVSEEEATGLACSGGADSVLLVLALVGCLGRARSWHVLHFDHGVRGDASRADAGFVRSLAEGLGLPYSEGVGAGLHPPTEDVLRRARLDFLHATLRRLGSTSLALGHQAEDVIESMLIRLARGSGAAGLSSPRPVQAFSSGIRHYRPLLGWTRERVRRVLTEAGAPWREDASNLEDAHLRNRLRRTVLPAWGAAESRDLATGVLLARRRLEDEDRALDQWLEEMLPESSFSDDLIDLRPLRGRPVALWRRAIDRWARGRPDLSGISRSWVEMLVENALAGVDLRISAGKAGTVALTNDRLRFSPTARSPGEDWTGVSLATGSMLVLPSGTRVGARQVTLSPDLRERILSGENDPDGMAWLAWTDDSIPVFTVRPPCEGDRYRPLGAPGTIKLSDQFINRKICVERRRFLPVFCLPEGEIVWCPGLPPADRLRINEQTFRAVQLTYCWSTATFRL; this is encoded by the coding sequence ATGACCGGGGTTGATTGGAAAGTCTGCGCAGCCCGGGTCGCCAATCTTGTCTCCCGGTCGGATCTCGAACCGGCAGCGGTGGCCGGGCTGGAGGCGGTGTCCGAAGAAGAGGCGACCGGTCTGGCCTGTTCGGGGGGGGCGGACTCGGTCTTGCTGGTCCTGGCGCTGGTCGGGTGCCTCGGTAGGGCTCGCTCCTGGCATGTCCTGCATTTTGACCACGGTGTCCGCGGGGATGCCTCCCGTGCGGATGCCGGCTTCGTCCGTTCTCTGGCGGAAGGTCTCGGGCTTCCCTACAGCGAAGGGGTGGGGGCGGGGCTTCATCCGCCAACGGAAGATGTCCTTCGACGGGCCCGGCTCGATTTCCTGCACGCCACCTTGCGCCGTCTCGGGTCGACCAGCCTGGCCCTGGGTCATCAGGCCGAGGATGTCATCGAATCCATGTTGATCCGGTTGGCCCGGGGAAGCGGGGCGGCCGGACTCTCCTCGCCACGGCCGGTTCAGGCTTTTTCATCCGGAATCCGCCATTACCGTCCTCTTTTGGGATGGACCCGCGAGCGGGTGCGTCGGGTATTGACCGAAGCCGGCGCTCCCTGGCGTGAGGATGCCAGCAACCTGGAAGACGCTCATCTGCGCAACCGACTCCGCCGGACCGTCTTGCCGGCCTGGGGGGCGGCCGAGAGCCGGGATCTGGCGACCGGAGTTCTCCTGGCCCGACGGAGACTGGAGGACGAAGATCGGGCGCTGGACCAGTGGCTGGAAGAGATGCTCCCGGAAAGTTCGTTTTCCGACGACTTGATCGACCTGAGACCTCTTCGGGGTCGGCCGGTTGCCTTGTGGCGCCGAGCCATCGATCGATGGGCGCGGGGCCGCCCCGATCTGAGCGGAATCAGTCGAAGCTGGGTTGAGATGCTGGTTGAGAACGCTCTGGCGGGTGTGGACCTGCGGATCAGCGCGGGGAAGGCGGGAACGGTGGCGCTCACCAATGACCGACTCCGTTTCTCGCCCACCGCCAGGTCGCCTGGAGAGGACTGGACCGGGGTTTCCCTCGCGACGGGCAGCATGCTGGTCCTGCCGTCGGGCACGAGGGTGGGGGCCCGCCAGGTCACCCTCAGTCCGGATTTGCGCGAGCGGATCCTGAGCGGAGAAAATGACCCGGACGGAATGGCCTGGTTGGCCTGGACCGATGATTCGATCCCGGTTTTCACGGTAAGGCCGCCGTGCGAGGGCGATCGCTACCGCCCCCTGGGCGCGCCCGGAACGATCAAGCTGAGCGATCAGTTCATCAATCGGAAGATTTGTGTGGAACGGCGACGTTTTCTGCCTGTCTTCTGCCTCCCTGAGGGTGAGATTGTCTGGTGCCCGGGACTTCCTCCAGCCGACCGGCTGCGGATTAATGAACAAACGTTCCGAGCCGTTCAATTGACTTATTGCTGGTCAACCGCCACCTTCCGTCTGTAA
- the ftsH gene encoding ATP-dependent zinc metalloprotease FtsH, translating into MSDPKQRGNRKPLKNTPPERFQPRVLLIWLAIFAAIVALWFFNPGNSSSAEPLRIQQVVEAAEAGDVSEGVIKADSSGGKDWAILMGKIRNVSGSGAPSIPFRAEGRLTDENFARLQKSGAFTEARANTLFTQLLFSLLPFIIIIGLLYFLFVRQLRMAGRGALNFGKSKAKLLQRDRERLTFNDVAGCDEAKEEVSEVVEFLKDPKKFQKIGGRIPKGILMVGPPGTGKTLLAKAVAGEADVPFFSISGSDFVEMFVGVGASRVRDMFEQGRKNAPCLIFIDEIDAVGRQRGAGLGGGNDEREQTLNSLLVEMDGFDTTEGVIIIAATNRPDVLDSALLRPGRFDRQVYIDLPDLVGREQILKVHARKLPLADDVNLATVARGTPGLSGAELANLLNEAALTAARRNKKKIDGGDIEEAREKVQFGRERRRIMDDEDKKIVAYHEAGHALVQAVLDDGNMPIHKVTIIPRGGSLGSTMFIPTKDTYNYAKRRMLNQLATMMGGRIAEDIALGDVTSGASGDIKQATKLARHMVCDWGMSVLGPIALGDNQETVFLGREISRTQNYSEETAQRIDSEIRRIVDEQYQRATDVIKGHRPALDKLAESLLEFETLDGQHVHEIIEHGEIQSAIARPEPLKKSEPVVSGSKDAARSEPESIPPGIDSAQQPA; encoded by the coding sequence ATGTCCGACCCCAAGCAAAGAGGTAACCGAAAGCCGCTCAAGAATACGCCCCCCGAGCGCTTCCAACCGCGTGTCCTACTGATCTGGCTGGCGATTTTCGCCGCCATTGTCGCACTCTGGTTTTTCAATCCCGGCAATTCGAGCAGTGCCGAGCCTCTGAGGATCCAGCAGGTGGTGGAGGCGGCTGAGGCCGGCGATGTCTCGGAGGGCGTCATAAAGGCCGATTCTTCCGGGGGCAAGGACTGGGCCATCCTGATGGGCAAGATCCGCAATGTCAGCGGGTCCGGGGCACCCTCCATCCCGTTTCGGGCGGAAGGTCGCCTGACCGATGAGAATTTTGCCCGCCTGCAGAAGTCCGGTGCCTTCACCGAAGCGCGGGCCAATACCCTGTTCACCCAGTTGCTCTTCAGCCTGCTGCCCTTCATCATCATTATCGGGCTCCTTTACTTTCTCTTTGTCCGCCAATTACGCATGGCCGGCCGCGGAGCTCTCAATTTCGGCAAGAGCAAGGCCAAGCTCCTCCAGCGGGATCGGGAACGGCTGACGTTCAACGACGTTGCCGGCTGCGACGAGGCCAAGGAAGAGGTCAGCGAGGTGGTAGAGTTCCTCAAGGATCCGAAGAAATTCCAGAAAATCGGCGGACGGATTCCCAAGGGTATCCTGATGGTCGGGCCTCCGGGAACGGGCAAGACCCTCCTGGCCAAAGCGGTGGCCGGAGAAGCCGATGTGCCCTTCTTCTCGATCAGCGGTTCGGATTTTGTCGAGATGTTCGTCGGTGTCGGTGCGAGCCGGGTCCGGGATATGTTCGAGCAGGGGCGCAAGAACGCGCCCTGTCTGATCTTTATCGATGAAATCGACGCGGTCGGACGCCAGCGTGGCGCCGGATTGGGCGGGGGAAATGACGAACGCGAGCAGACCCTCAACTCCCTTCTGGTCGAGATGGACGGTTTTGACACGACCGAGGGCGTCATCATCATCGCGGCAACCAATCGGCCGGATGTCCTCGACAGCGCCCTGCTGCGTCCCGGGCGATTCGACCGGCAGGTCTATATTGATCTCCCGGATCTGGTGGGCCGCGAACAGATTCTCAAGGTCCATGCCCGAAAGCTCCCCTTGGCCGACGATGTGAACCTGGCCACGGTGGCCCGTGGAACGCCCGGATTATCCGGCGCCGAACTTGCCAACTTGCTCAACGAGGCCGCCCTGACCGCGGCCCGGCGGAACAAGAAGAAGATCGACGGCGGCGATATCGAGGAGGCCCGCGAGAAGGTCCAGTTTGGCCGCGAACGGCGCCGGATCATGGACGACGAGGACAAGAAGATCGTGGCCTACCATGAGGCCGGCCATGCCCTTGTTCAGGCGGTCCTCGACGACGGCAACATGCCCATCCACAAGGTGACGATCATTCCGCGAGGCGGGAGCCTGGGCAGCACCATGTTCATTCCGACCAAGGACACCTACAATTACGCGAAACGCCGCATGCTCAATCAGCTGGCCACCATGATGGGCGGTCGCATTGCGGAGGATATTGCGCTGGGCGATGTGACCAGCGGGGCTTCGGGCGATATCAAGCAGGCGACCAAACTCGCCCGGCACATGGTTTGCGATTGGGGTATGAGCGTGCTCGGTCCGATCGCTCTGGGGGACAACCAGGAAACCGTCTTCCTTGGCCGGGAGATCAGCCGGACCCAGAATTACAGTGAGGAGACCGCGCAGCGCATCGATTCGGAGATCCGCCGGATCGTTGATGAGCAGTATCAACGGGCCACCGATGTCATCAAAGGACACCGTCCGGCGCTCGACAAACTGGCGGAGTCCCTCCTCGAATTCGAGACTCTGGACGGACAGCACGTGCACGAAATCATCGAACACGGCGAAATCCAGTCGGCGATTGCGCGGCCCGAGCCCCTCAAGAAATCCGAGCCGGTCGTCTCGGGCTCCAAGGATGCGGCCCGTTCCGAACCCGAGTCGATTCCTCCGGGGATCGATTCCGCCCAGCAACCGGCCTGA
- a CDS encoding PLP-dependent aminotransferase family protein — MSRPDPMSIPFSDFGKRLRSPAIASLMSAALHDPDLLSLAAGFTDSSSLPVTAIGRAVRRLEERSGPPDHLQYGTNQGRPGLRRLLAGRIAALDGLGEKEADPDRVLVTNGSQQALYLATSVLCDPGDIVMVERPSYFVYLDMLRGKGARILDLPECEEGRLDLEAFGSLLAKLEASGEIRRVKIVYLESYFSNPTGLSRTVEEKEGLARVLAERGVRPVVIEDAAYRDLYFEEPFPATSVLALSAFGSMPCLYLGTLTKPYASGLKTGFGICSAPELLQRMLWLKSHHDFGTANFNQSLLEEILLEGGLDPQMAILRHKYRLKMEALDDALRSEGLDGLGWVWAKPLGGIYLWLRAPVGLDTRTDSAFWQACLEEKVIYVPGDLCYGDRPSSGRVRLSFGVLSPDQLADAASRFARAARKVAVPA, encoded by the coding sequence ATGAGCCGTCCTGATCCGATGTCCATCCCGTTTTCCGATTTCGGCAAGCGTCTCCGGTCGCCCGCGATTGCCAGCCTCATGAGCGCGGCACTCCACGATCCCGATCTTCTCAGTCTGGCGGCCGGATTCACCGACAGCTCATCATTGCCGGTGACGGCGATCGGCCGGGCCGTCCGCCGTCTCGAGGAACGCAGCGGACCGCCGGATCATCTTCAATACGGAACCAATCAGGGCCGGCCGGGACTGCGCCGCCTGCTCGCCGGACGCATCGCGGCCCTTGACGGCCTGGGCGAGAAAGAGGCGGATCCCGATCGGGTTCTTGTGACCAATGGTTCCCAGCAGGCGTTGTATCTGGCGACGTCGGTCCTCTGCGATCCCGGCGATATTGTGATGGTCGAGCGCCCGAGCTATTTCGTTTACCTCGACATGCTCCGGGGCAAAGGAGCCCGGATTCTGGATCTCCCCGAATGCGAGGAAGGGCGTCTCGATCTCGAGGCATTCGGGTCGCTGCTCGCGAAACTGGAGGCTTCGGGCGAGATCAGGCGGGTCAAGATTGTCTATCTGGAGAGTTACTTCTCCAATCCGACCGGTCTCTCTCGAACGGTTGAGGAAAAGGAGGGTCTGGCACGGGTCCTGGCTGAGCGTGGCGTCCGGCCCGTGGTGATTGAGGACGCCGCCTACCGTGATCTCTATTTTGAAGAACCCTTTCCGGCCACCAGCGTTCTCGCCTTGAGCGCGTTTGGCTCGATGCCCTGCCTCTACCTGGGCACCCTGACCAAACCCTATGCCAGCGGCCTGAAGACCGGCTTCGGCATCTGTTCGGCTCCCGAGCTGCTTCAGCGGATGCTCTGGCTTAAAAGTCATCATGATTTCGGGACGGCGAATTTCAACCAGTCCCTTCTGGAGGAGATCCTGCTCGAGGGCGGCCTCGACCCGCAGATGGCCATCCTCCGCCACAAATACCGTCTCAAGATGGAGGCTCTGGACGATGCCCTCCGCTCCGAGGGACTGGATGGTCTTGGCTGGGTCTGGGCGAAGCCCCTGGGAGGAATCTACCTCTGGCTTCGGGCGCCCGTCGGTCTGGATACACGGACCGATTCCGCCTTCTGGCAGGCCTGTCTCGAGGAAAAGGTGATCTATGTTCCGGGTGATCTCTGTTATGGCGATCGGCCGTCATCCGGTCGCGTGCGCCTGAGCTTCGGGGTGCTCTCACCGGACCAGCTTGCGGACGCGGCCTCCCGCTTCGCCCGGGCCGCCCGGAAGGTGGCGGTGCCGGCTTAA
- a CDS encoding UDP-glucose 6-dehydrogenase → MNICCIGAGYVGGPTMAMIARKCPDIKVTVVDINQARINQWNSDHLPVFEPGLDEVVRESRGRNLFFSTEVDRGIDEADMIFVCVGTPTKTYGVGAGRAADLRYIELCARRIAAVAKGRKIVVEKSTLPVRTAESLKTVLTANCQGGAEFQVLSNPEFLAEGTAIADLESPDRVLIGGETTPEGLEAAATLAAVYAAWVPRERIITTNLWSSELSKLVANAFLAQRISSINAISALCEATEADVDEVSFAIGRDSRIGPKFLKASVGFGGSCFQKDILNLVYLCEHFGLPEVAAYWEQVVKMNDWQKGRYAQKVVSSLFNTVAGKKIAVLGFAFKKDTNDTRESAAIYVCRDLLEEQAHLAIYDPKVSEEQIRMDLRQKEVLEDGRSNHRVRIVDDVYEATREAHAILVLTEWDEFKTLDFGRIFEGMVKPAFLFDGRNVLDLKALRGIGFVASGIGKGGR, encoded by the coding sequence ATGAATATTTGCTGCATCGGAGCCGGCTATGTCGGCGGTCCCACCATGGCCATGATTGCCCGGAAATGCCCGGACATCAAGGTCACCGTGGTCGATATCAATCAGGCCCGGATCAACCAGTGGAACTCGGATCATCTCCCGGTCTTCGAACCGGGTCTGGATGAAGTCGTCCGGGAGTCCCGTGGTCGAAACCTCTTCTTCTCCACTGAGGTGGACCGGGGGATCGATGAAGCGGACATGATCTTCGTCTGTGTCGGCACCCCGACCAAGACCTATGGCGTCGGGGCGGGACGGGCTGCCGACCTGCGCTATATCGAGCTGTGCGCACGCCGGATCGCCGCTGTGGCCAAGGGGCGGAAAATCGTGGTCGAGAAATCGACCCTGCCGGTCCGGACGGCCGAGTCGCTGAAGACCGTCCTGACCGCCAATTGTCAGGGCGGGGCCGAGTTCCAGGTCCTCTCGAACCCGGAATTCCTCGCCGAGGGAACGGCCATTGCCGATCTGGAGAGCCCGGATCGCGTCCTCATCGGTGGGGAAACCACCCCGGAGGGACTTGAGGCGGCCGCGACCCTGGCGGCGGTCTACGCTGCCTGGGTGCCGCGGGAGCGCATCATCACCACCAACCTCTGGTCCTCCGAACTCTCGAAACTCGTCGCCAACGCCTTCCTCGCCCAGCGCATCTCAAGCATCAACGCCATCTCCGCTCTCTGTGAAGCGACCGAGGCGGATGTGGATGAGGTCAGTTTTGCCATCGGGCGCGACAGCCGCATCGGTCCGAAGTTTCTCAAAGCCTCGGTCGGGTTCGGTGGATCCTGTTTCCAGAAGGACATTCTCAACCTCGTCTACCTCTGCGAGCATTTCGGGCTGCCCGAAGTCGCCGCCTACTGGGAACAGGTCGTCAAGATGAACGACTGGCAGAAGGGGCGTTATGCCCAGAAGGTCGTCAGCAGCCTCTTCAACACCGTTGCCGGAAAGAAGATCGCCGTCCTAGGTTTCGCGTTCAAGAAGGACACGAACGACACCCGCGAGTCCGCCGCCATCTATGTCTGCCGCGATCTCCTCGAGGAGCAGGCCCACCTTGCGATCTATGATCCCAAAGTATCCGAAGAACAGATACGGATGGACCTCAGGCAGAAGGAGGTTCTCGAGGACGGGCGTTCGAACCACCGGGTCCGGATCGTCGACGACGTCTACGAGGCGACCCGGGAGGCCCATGCCATCCTTGTCCTGACGGAATGGGACGAATTCAAGACGCTCGATTTTGGCCGGATTTTCGAGGGGATGGTCAAGCCGGCCTTCCTCTTCGACGGACGCAATGTCCTTGATCTGAAAGCCCTGCGCGGGATCGGCTTTGTCGCTTCCGGCATCGGCAAGGGCGGGCGCTGA
- a CDS encoding cell wall hydrolase, translating to MVRGARAGCLGFAAVVACFALSSKAAAYVPDPWERQVVASCLVLEASSDGPVGLMAVANVISNRADGDSRRFYREVRKPYAFSSMNSATRGNNAGKGYAPLVRRASRDPNWGLALKVVDRLYAGTLQDVTGGATHFSLKKERATWMSKMTVTAIIGSHKFMKQP from the coding sequence ATGGTCAGGGGAGCGAGAGCGGGATGCCTGGGATTCGCGGCGGTCGTCGCGTGTTTCGCCCTATCCTCGAAGGCCGCCGCCTATGTCCCGGATCCCTGGGAACGGCAGGTGGTGGCGTCCTGCCTCGTCCTTGAGGCGTCGAGTGACGGACCGGTTGGCCTGATGGCGGTGGCCAACGTGATTTCCAACCGGGCAGACGGGGATTCCCGCCGGTTCTACCGGGAGGTCAGGAAGCCTTACGCCTTTTCCTCGATGAACTCGGCCACCCGGGGCAATAACGCGGGCAAGGGCTATGCCCCGCTGGTTCGGCGCGCCTCCCGCGATCCGAACTGGGGACTCGCCCTCAAGGTGGTGGATCGGCTGTATGCCGGAACGCTTCAGGATGTGACCGGCGGCGCCACCCATTTTTCCCTCAAGAAGGAACGGGCCACCTGGATGAGCAAGATGACGGTGACCGCCATCATCGGCAGTCACAAGTTCATGAAGCAACCCTGA